In Prunus dulcis chromosome 1, ALMONDv2, whole genome shotgun sequence, the following are encoded in one genomic region:
- the LOC117631419 gene encoding pyruvate dehydrogenase E1 component subunit alpha, mitochondrial — MALSRLASSSSSGSNLLKPLTSALSFTPSLRRPISSAADDSTTLTIETSVPFTSHRCDVPSRTVETTPKELMTFFRDMALMRRMEIAADSLYKAKLIRGFCHLYDGQEAVAIGMEAAITKKDCIITAYRDHCTFLGRGGTLLQIFSELMGRQGGCSKGKGGSMHFYKKDAGFYGGHGIVGAQVPLGCGLAFGQKYSKDETVTFALYGDGAANQGQLFEALNISALWDLPAILVCENNHYGMGTAEWRAAKSPSYYKRGDYVPGLKVDGMDVFAVKQACKFAKEHALKNGPIILEMDTYRYHGHSMSDPGSTYRTRDEISGVRQERDPIERIRKLIFAYDLATEKELKDIEKELRKEVDEAIAKAKESPMPEPSELFTNIYVKGCGAESFGADRKEVRTVLP, encoded by the exons ATGGCTCTATCCCGCCTCGcatcctcttcatcttccGGCTCCAATCTCCTCAAACCCCTCACCTCCGCCCTATCCTTCACCCCATCTCTCCGCCGTCCGATCTCATCCGCCGCTGATGACTCCACCACCCTCACGATCGAGACATCTGTCCCCTTCACCTCCCACAGGTGCGACGTGCCGTCCCGCACCGTCGAGACCACGCCCAAAGAGCTCATGACGTTCTTCCGCGACATGGCGTTGATGCGCCGGATGGAGATCGCGGCCGATTCGCTCTACAAGGCCAAGCTCATCCGAGGGTTTTGCCATCTGTACGACGGCCAGGAGGCCGTCGCCATCGGCATGGAGGCCGCAATTACCAAAAAGGACTGCATCATAACCGCCTACCGTGACCATTGCACCTTCCTTGGCCGCGGCGGGACCCTTCTGCAGATTTTCTCCGAGCTCATGGGCCGCCAGGGTGGCTGCTCCAAGGGGAAAGGTGGGTCCATGCATTTTTACAAGAAGGACGCTGGGTTCTATGGCGGTCACGGTATTGTTGGGGCTCAGGTTCCGCTGGGATGTGGCTTGGCTTTTGGGCAGAAGTACTCCAAGGATGAAACGGTGACGTTTGCTCTGTATGGTGACGGTGCGGCCAATCAGGGGCAGTTGTTCGAGGCGCTTAATATTTCTGCGCTTTGGGATCTGCCTGCCATTTTGGTCTGTGAGAATAATCACT ATGGAATGGGTACGGCAGAGTGGAGAGCAGCTAAGAGTCCATCATACTACAAGCGTGGAGATTATGTTCCTGGCTTGAAG GTAGATGGCATGGATGTATTTGCAGTAAAGCAGGCATGCAAATTTGCTAAGGAGCATGCTTTGAAGAATGGACCCATT ATTCTTGAAATGGACACTTACAGGTACCATGGGCACTCCATGTCTGATCCTGGGAGCACCTACCGTACACGTGATGAGATTTCTGGCGTGAGACAG GAGCGTGATCCAATTGAAAGAATAAGGAAGCTGATATTTGCTTATGATCTAGCTACTGAGAAGGAGCTAAAG gATATTGAGAAGGAATTGAGGAAAGAAGTTGATGAAGCCATTGCTAAAGCCAAA GAAAGCCCAATGCCAGAACCGTCCGAACTCTTCACAAATATCTATGTGAAAGGCTGTGGGGCTGAG TCATTTGGAGCTGATAGGAAAGAAGTCAGAACTGTGCTTCCATGA
- the LOC117615169 gene encoding germin-like protein subfamily 1 member 1, with the protein MRINSSFVQLFVTLALLLGQAKPDPDPLQDYCVADTKIPQSFYLNGAPCINPKLAASSHFTTSVLSKPGNPKANPFGFNATLTNTLNLPGVNTLGLTMARVDIAANGIVPPHLHPRASEVAICLKGLLLVGFVDTSNRVFTQQLKPGESFVFPKALVHFLYNYDSANPAVALAGFSSQNPGVEIVSLATFTSKPSIPVEILKKAFQVSDLDVARMRKNLGG; encoded by the coding sequence ATGAGAATCAATTCTTCCTTTGTCCAATTATTTGTCACCCTAGCTCTTCTATTGGGCCAGGCCAAACCCGACCCGGATCCGCTTCAGGATTACTGCGTAGCAGACACAAAAATTCCTCAGTCATTCTACCTCAATGGTGCACCCTGCATTAATCCAAAGCTAGCAGCCTCATCCCATTTCACCACATCTGTCCTATCCAAGCCAGGCAACCCAAAAGCTAACCCTTTCGGGTTCAACGCCACCCTGACGAACACGCTTAACCTACCCGGGGTCAACACATTGGGCCTCACCATGGCCCGGGTTGACATAGCGGCCAATGGGATTGTGCCTCCACATTTGCACCCAAGGGCCTCAGAAGTCGCAATCTGCCTCAAAGGGCTCCTTCTTGTGGGCTTTGTGGACACCTCCAACCGTGTGTTTACCCAGCAACTGAAGCCTGGTGAGTCATTTGTGTTCCCAAAGGCCCTCGTTCATTTTCTGTACAACTACGACTCCGCCAACCCAGCAGTGGCCTTGGCTGGGTTCAGTAGCCAGAACCCTGGTGTAGAGATTGTTTCACTTGCCACCTTCACTTCAAAGCCTTCAATCCCAGTTGAGATATTGAAGAAAGCTTTTCAAGTTAGTGACCTGGACGTTGCCAGGATGCGAAAGAACCTGGGaggttga
- the LOC117614407 gene encoding probable galacturonosyltransferase-like 9, whose protein sequence is MLPFRLYAAVLFVLSISLLFPPFCIGIRSFPTRAIDGGDAFELASAAWARFSEAPDYRNGADCAVSMNKEMVSSCDPSLVHIAMTLDSEYLRGSVAAVHSVLKHASCPENVFFHFIAAEFDPASPRVLTQLVRSTFPSLNFKVYIFREDTVINLISSSIRQALENPLNYARNYLGDILGRCVDRVIYLDSDVLVVDDIHKLWNISLSGLRVIGAPEYCHANFTKYFTDGFWSDPVLSRVFSSRKPCYFNTGVMVMDLVRWRQGNYRKRIENWMELQRKRRIYDLGSLPPFLLVFAGNVEAIDHRWNQHGLGGDNVRGSCRSLHPGPVSLLHWSGKGKPWVRLESKNPCPLDHLWEPYDLYKPLRHHNAAKFQALPSISASTLIGFSSYLS, encoded by the coding sequence ATGCTCCCATTCCGGCTATACGCCGCCGTTTTGTTCGTCCTCAGTATCTCCCTCCTCTTCCCTCCGTTCTGCATCGGGATTCGCTCCTTCCCGACCAGGGCGATCGACGGCGGAGATGCCTTCGAACTCGCCTCCGCCGCCTGGGCGAGATTCTCCGAGGCGCCGGATTACCGTAACGGAGCAGACTGCGCCGTTTCGATGAACAAGGAAATGGTGTCATCCTGCGACCCGTCCCTGGTCCACATCGCCATGACTCTCGACTCCGAGTATCTCAGAGGCTCCGTAGCTGCCGTACACTCGGTTCTCAAGCACGCTTCTTGCCCCGAGAACGTCTTCTTCCATTTCATCGCCGCCGAGTTCGACCCGGCGAGTCCACGGGTCCTGACCCAACTCGTCCGATCCACCTTCCCCTCCCTCAATTTCAAGGTCTACATCTTCCGGGAAGACACCGTCATTAATCTCATCTCGTCTTCGATTCGGCAGGCGCTCGAGAACCCGCTCAACTACGCCAGAAATTACCTGGGCGATATTCTGGGGCGGTGCGTGGACCGGGTCATTTACTTGGACTCGGATGTGCTGGTGGTCGACGACATTCACAAGCTCTGGAACATTTCGCTCTCCGGGTTGCGGGTTATCGGAGCCCCGGAGTACTGCCACGCCAACTTCACTAAGTATTTCACCGACGGGTTCTGGTCCGACCCGGTTCTTTCCCGGGTCTTTTCCTCAAGAAAGCCCTGCTACTTCAACACTggggtgatggtgatggactTGGTGAGGTGGAGACAGGGAAATTATAGAAAGAGGATTGAGAACTGGATGGAGttgcagagaaagagaaggattTACGATTTGGGTTCTTTGCCACCATTTTTGCTGGTATTTGCCGGGAACGTGGAGGCCATAGACCACAGGTGGAACCAGCACGGGCTTGGTGGCGACAATGTCAGAGGGAGCTGCAGGTCTCTTCACCCTGGTCCAGTGAGTTTGCTACATTGGAGTGGCAAAGGCAAGCCTTGGGTTAGGCTTGAGTCCAAGAACCCTTGTCCGCTTGACCATCTTTGGGAGCCTTACGATCTTTACAAGCCGCTCCGTCATCACAACGCAGCAAAGTTCCAAGCTTTACCGTCGATTTCTGCTTCTACATTGATTGGGTTTTCCAGCTATTTGTCATGA